A single genomic interval of Portunus trituberculatus isolate SZX2019 chromosome 41, ASM1759143v1, whole genome shotgun sequence harbors:
- the LOC123516629 gene encoding uncharacterized protein LOC123516629 isoform X3: MHKSMGATSMTSSVPSSTGATVITPTQCSITDISTYTSKKQLLAGRHVNTGAQDTSWDCSFSQEKSLWTVTSGSVTETGAAQQLENEGDFNDNFSNESLYFGETMIRKSTLTSKAVYNDYSERVRTSQPSISTPSSPSLSEYQRHYGKKSSYSSTSTIASDLSKCMSTPGRYSSSQSPYSEWKERSGFFGIFRWFRNKKKRSASIDGMSNTSSGSMNSLSSTISSSAYSPIIRSRSADIQNKTDSKQGQFGMTRRYKLFSKSSSGRGNSRSSDEENGRRLSVISACSDTSSRPGSRGATLTRKKRPAPQPPNSPKLGDSESLKSQKSCASLPNRDLRPVRTPEPISPASLDQDFNGRKLHKSKSEGVIYSRVKRRAPLPPAQAPTGNNSKTEPGRSLSKESGKSPASSGSSKDSDRPISTVSNVSSLSQSLSSASTTLKSQKSQSSSITSSGPSSSQCSSESVLVESGVSKQDLIESPPSPAIADSGKVSLSPRPWYKRKNKNKDTKNVVDKEKTSDCIYDTWMPEIQFARQKLSLGGSLKKGGKTDGKCNQAPHTPKEEKKEKRKSQVSLLASISELDRAASEQMQREQENKQAQKQTYDNQFYRTSEPHFLTQTDFLPQPKDKSVGGVSDIGTLSPSGSGTIKSSASVNTEMEEQIVHTRIGLYDNLSLGDHDFTLPQSYSKQTTLKMEEREDLQHLSQAKVHPIYNVRSPEEETNSKEINFTLIDNRRSIITHQNVPVSPESSTSMTRDSPLHRATIDAELFYRLAKDSQSPAESKVKNSPVLGGFREMKKVASTNGHITEEQAEDENVHTEESPKSPRRQNKNFGFRMNNFFSPDVSTIIEASESMTSSATTPADDIYEDLPILSVAERGRRESFQDEINSEQNCDFQLNSSDAREIMRELADVRQEIEKINEEEEKEFQERQRTKADKIREEVLHLREANNFIAWHSAVEQNNCGNIEVTPSPVNVNGEASRKFKWVCDMCTLNNTPWRLQCEACLARRPANPKRVDDDGKSLTSDFVSPQASVSNESPVTVIFEDGNNGIRECPREVLEGAGAIFPSNAEPLANEQSCPVDKKKDINWEKELQKYFRTFDEHVKGNNSGKPTTKSSKDRIPANKEVCSKNTQKSGKESDSIASNNQVKSDSENKGAKPKMKFFGTATGPPSTFIAGNETSRETNENTEQVLSLTIKESHTNESLQKEPDMEAIRKARLAKFQERNVHVVGAYVPPDKEKKTRIRNHTTRVTKNSILEGQELNRVTSEVNDSSIQRNDSSELSGPENKMQESSFSKSYCKPQVMKPSGAVRAAVSIFNQFEQLQHANKEKPAICRRKLNSSLFERTRAFEHVYPEATSPESERCSGGNSKSKSASNCPREKEVFSAIAKFDEMAAIAELESIDKFRQKSKVTRRPKLLKISVPQSFQTNDRSNSSSNTVNGSPKMRRYTSSSQSSSTDINDLPGNAHHASKSSAKIKETSEGVIMDGVLYTEHRKHSMSISSSTFELIQAEDFVNIEAQHSESSTYSDSRGITDVATSSTQSSSKVIEVSGIITEHMNDDRCRIVNDDSTSVAPETRTEPQVWPLLEPKDVDRLSHQLTEADGIATFKANLRVEEPALGQTNTLHIGKLLKKLEAAISRGNHAEAAKLAHELADFRVSCSVTRNNKNENRSTSAGSSTTQVNLSSNCDEARQLAPIHSDAESSGMQASSNISECYYDATEVMEVDELSTDDHDNLLDMASVNNLEKLVQQKENPYSLSKLEDSSEATTNSSVLPQPKQILEIDSSHESFNGTEAQEVDTETETVPNMQETPKITYSPSAARREIKVDPARREVKSDTITKLPDGLHVHMKENKESNQPFYVKMYVEDKNSHQGPLSFAVTPTMTVGQLREKQAIEEWKQISWGKTTRRLKGSQEEEEAAEWHESPACLWLISSLLYLLVFHVCQDFGFPPEVQRWILGKRLADDDQITLEHHRVTSEGCPIFLYLVAPELESQANASTKKKVQGKSNYGENSQELGASGGVAIDKPRYLKVYDDEGNVEYRYYNPDSRKYEVSTDIDGSDGDEDDEVEEEEEEEEGDDEYDDEDDDDTLEEDEIEENKADMEKLYENINQNEDGRYKQRTLGYDAQDVKYSLQPPVTTHRKTNDVNDLLNQKILLNGYSGATNYNQVVTSKSNNFNLYANESVPTHNSAVSKEIEHKSRINFNQSGRRLDVENSNGNELAVANEKKQDNLQHKCQSQQPQPHVMQGHSGAGSSLQPQLTVNDNENSAPLGKSLQKKDYDTKQNDKVNQQRQIFQKEKSQNSQLSEIGYKLAMKSQPQQNSKNHEMQLPSETNKQQLSEPKKQESSHQQTPNKSSSDAQPNESQKELPSTSRGHGWVCPSCTLVNKWSRPGCEACATERPGTSHQVAGAVDKGSGLGAVVSVLDRQGYVPNPDPFECRVCFMDVDSGKGVVLRDCLHTFCRDCLANGIKYSDTADVKCPYRDSQYSCDSSLQDREIKALLTAKEYEQHLNKSVKQAEGAMQNVFHCKTPDCPGFCQFEDNVNEFHCDVCGKDNCLTCQAQHGGTTCQEYQDDLANKVDEAAMKTKKFFDDMIRRGDGLPCPKCSVMLVRKWGCDWMRCPMCRTEICWVTRGPRWGPGGPGDVSGGCKCGIRGQKCHPKCTYCH, translated from the exons ATGCACAAGAGTATGGGTGCTACTAGCATGACTTCATCTGTCCCTTCTTCTACTGGTGCTACTGTCATCACTCCAACACAGTGCTCCATCACAGACATCTCCACATACACAAGTAAGAAGCAACTCCTCGCAGGGAGACATGTAAACACAGGGGCTCAGGATACTTCCTGGGACTGCAGTTTTAGCCAGGAGAAAAGCTTATGGACGGTTACAAGTGGATCAGTGACAGAAACAGGAGCAGCACAGCAATTAGAGAATGAGGGTGACTTTAATGACAATTTTAGTAATGAATCATTGTACTTTGGTGAAACGATGATAAGAAAATCCACATTAACATCCAAGGCTGTATACAATGATTATTCAGAAAGAGTAAGGACAAGTCAACCCAGCATATCAACACCATCTAGTCCAAGTCTTAGTGAATATCAAAGGCATTATGGGAAAAAATCAAGTTATTCCAGCACATCAACAATAGCAAGTGATTTATCAAAATGTATGAGCACACCTGGAAGATATTCATCATCTCAGAGTCCTTACtctgaatggaaagaaagatctGGATTTTTTGGCATCTTTCGATGGtttaggaataagaaaaagcgATCAGCTTCCATTGATGGGATGAGCAACACAAGCAGTGGGAGTATGAACAGTCTCTCAAGCACCATCAGTAGCAGTGCTTATTCCCCCATCATTAGGAGTAGGAGTGCTGATATTCAAAACAAAACTGACTCAAAACAAGGCCAGTTTGGTATGACTAGGAGGTATAAACTGTTCTCAAAAAGTTCTTCTGGAAGGGGAAACTCTCGTTCcagtgatgaagaaaatggCCGGAGGTTGTCAGTCATTAGTGCTTGCTCAGACACATCATCAAGACCTGGATCTAGAGGAGCAACtttgacaaggaagaagagaccaGCCCCACAACCACCCAATTCACCAAAACTAGGTGATTCAGAATCATTGAAGTCTCAAAAAAGTTGTGCTAGTTTACCTAATAGAGACCTGAGACCTGTCAGAACTCCAGAACCTATTTCCCCTGCTTCCCTTGACCAAGACTTCAATGGAAGGAAACTTCATAAATCCAAAAGTGAGGGTGTGATCTATTCTAGAGTTAAAAGAAGAGCTCCATTACCACCAGCCCAGGCTCCCACAGGTAACAACAGTAAAACAGAACCTGGAAGATCGTTATCAAAAGAAAGTGGTAAATCTCCAGCATCCTCTGGCTCCTCTAAAGATTCTGATCGCCCAATAAGTACTGTTTCTAATGTCAGTTCCctttcccagtctctctcttctgcctcaACAACACTTAAGTCACAGAAATCTCAGAGTAGCAGTATTACTTCTAGTGGGCCCTCCAGCAGTCAATGTTCCTCAGAGTCAGTGCTGGTAGAGAGTGGAGTTTCAAAGCAAGATCTTATAGAATCTCCACCTAGTCCTGCAATTGCTGACTCTGGTAAGGTGAGTCTTTCCCCTCGTCCCTGGtacaaaaggaagaataagaataaggacaCTAAAAATGTTGTAGATAAGGAAAAGACTAGTGACTGTATATATGATACCTGGATGCCAGAAATACAGTTTGCACGCCAGAAGCTAAGTTTAGGTGGTAGCCTGAAAAAAGGGGGCAAGACTGATGGAAAATGTAATCAGGCTCCACACAccccaaaagaagagaaaaaagagaaaaggaaatccCAAGTTTCTTTGTTGGCAAGTATCAGTGAATTGGATAGAGCAGCATCAGAACAGATGCAGAGAGAGCAGGAGAACAAGCAAGCACAGAAGCAAACTTATGACAATCAGTTTTACAGAACCAGTGAACCTCACTTTCTAACTCAAACAGATTTTCTCCCTCAACCAAAGGACAAATCTGTAGGTGGAGTTTCAGATATAGGTACATTAAGTCCATCTGGTAGTGGTACAATAAAGTCATCGGCAAGTGTGAATACTGAAATGGAAGAGCAAATAGTACATACCAGAATTGGGTTGTATGATAACCTTAGTCTTGGTGACCATGATTTCACCCTGCCTCAAAGCTATTCTAAGCAGACAACattgaagatggaggagagagaagacctgcAACATTTATCCCAAGCCAAAGTCCATCCAATTTATAATGTAAGGTCTCCAGAAGAAGAGACCAATTCTAAGGAAATCAATTTCACTCTCATTGACAATAGAAGATCTATCATCACACATCAGAATGTACCAGTTTCTCCAGAGTCATCCACGTCTATGACAAGGGATTCTCCATTGCACCGAGCAACCATAGATGCAGAATTATTCTATCGTCTAGCTAAAGATTCCCAAAGTCCAGCTGAGTCTAAAGTTAAAAATTCTCCAGTACTCGGTGGAtttagagaaatgaagaaagtagCATCAACCAATGGACATATAACTGAAGAACAAGCAGAAGATGAAAATGTTCACACAGAGGAAAGCCCAAAGAGTCCtaggagacaaaataaaaattttgGTTTTCgaatgaacaattttttttcacctgatGTTTCAACAATTATTGAAGCTTCAGAATCCATGACTTCCAGTGCTACAACTCCTGCTGATGACATATATGAAGACCTGCCCATCTTGTCAGTtgccgagagaggaaggagagagagtttCCAAGATGAGATTAACAGTGAACAAAATTGTGATTTTCAGTTGAATTCTTCTGATGCGCGTGAGATCATGAGAGAGTTAGCAGATGTCAggcaggaaatagaaaagattaacgaggaagaagaaaaagaattccAAGAGAGACAGCGAACAAAAGCGGACAAGATTCGTGAGGAAGTGTTACATTTAAGAGAAGCCAACAATTTTATCGCTTGGCATAGTGCTGTTGAACAGAATAACTGTGGAAATATAGAAGTAACCCCATCTCCAGTAAATGTAAATGGTGAGGCTAGTCGCAAATTCAAGTGGGTGTGTGATATGTGCACCTTGAACAATACTCCATGGCGTTTGCAGTGTGAAGCTTGCTTGGCACGCAGACCTGCCAACCCGAAGAGGGTGGATGATGATGGTAAATCCTTGACATCAGATTTTGTTAGTCCTCAAGCAAGTGTTTCAAATGAAAGTCCTGTTACTGTAATCTTTGAAGATGGTAATAATGGTATTAGAGAATGTCCAAGGGAAGTTTTAGAAGGTGCAGGAGCAATTTTTCCAAGTAATGCAGAGCCATTGGCTAATGAACAAAGTTGCCCAgttgataaaaagaaggataTTAATTGGGAGAAAGAATTGCAAAAATATTTCAGAACATTTGATGAACATGTAAAAGGCAACAATTCTGGAAAACCAACAACAAAGTCATCAAAAGATAGAATCCCAGCTAACAAAGAAGTTTGCAGTAAAAATACACAGAAATCAGGAAAAGAATCAGATAGCATAGCATCTAATAATCAAGTGAAATCTGATAGTGAAAATAAAGGTGCAAAACCCAAAATGAAATTTTTTGGTACTGCCACAGGACCACCATCCACTTTCATTGCAGGAAATGAAACCTCTCGGGAAACCAATGAAAATACTGAACAGGTTTTGTCATTAACTATCAAAGAGTCACATACAAATGAAAGTTTGCAGAAAGAACCTGATATGGAAGCTATAAGAAAAGCAAGACTTGCTAAGTTTCAAGAAAGAAATGTGCATGTTGTAGGAGCATATGTACCaccagataaagaaaaaaaaactaggattAGAAATCATACTACTAGAGTCACTAAGAATTCAATTTTAGAAGGTCAAGAACTTAATAGAGTAACATCAGAAGTGAATGACAGCTCCATACAAAGAAATGACAGCTCAGAACTTAGTGGTCCAGAGAATAAAATGCAGGAAAGTTCTTTCAGCAAGTCTTACTGTAAACCTCAAGTAATGAAGCCAAGTGGAGCTGTGCGGGCTGCAGTTAGTATTTTTAACCAATTTGAGCAATTGCAGCATGCTAATAAAGAAAAGCCAGCTATCTGTCGCAGAAAATTGAATAGTAGTTTATTTGAAAGGACAAGAGCTTTTGAGCATGTGTATCCAGAAGCCACCAGTCCAGAGTCTGAGAGAtgcagtggtggtaatagcaaaTCTAAAAGTGCAAGTAATTGTCCAAGGGAGAAGGAGGTATTTTCAGCCATAGCAAAATTTGATGAAATGGCTGCTATAGCAGAACTAGAAAGTATAGATAAATTTagacaaaaaagtaaagtaacaagAAGACCAAAATTACTGAAGATATCAGTTCCACAAAGTTTCCAGACCAATGATAGATCAAACTCTTCTTCTAACACAGTTAATGGTTCTCCCAAAATGAGAAGGTACACATCCTCTTCACAATCATCCTCTACTGACATTAATGATCTTCCTGGAAATGCTCACCATGCTTCCAAATCCTCTGCAAAAATTAAGGAGACTTCAGAGGGAGTCATCATGGATGGAGTCTTGTACACTGAACATAGAAAGCACTCTATGTCAATAAGTTCTAGTACTTTTGAGCTCATCCAAGCAGAAGATTTTGTTAACATAGAGGCCCAACATAGTGAGTCTTCAACATACTCAGACTCAAGGGGCATAACTGATGTTGCTACTTCTTCAACACAAAGTTCTTCTAAGGTCATAGAGGTGTCTGGTATTATAACTGAACACATGAATGATGATAGATGCAGGATTGTTAATGATGATTCAACCTCTGTGGCACCTGAGACAAGAACTGAGCCTCAAGTCTGGCCACTGCTGGAACCAAAAGATGTTGACAGACTGAGTCACCAGCTAACAGAGGCTGATGGAATTGCTACATTTAAAG CAAACCTCAGAGTTGAAGAACCAGCTTTAGGTCAGACCAACACACTTCACATCGGTAAGCTCCTCAAAAAGTTGGAGGCTGCCATCTCCAGAGGAAATCACGCTGAAGCGGCAAAACTGGCTCATGAACTTGCAGACTTTAGAGTATCTTGTTCTgttacaagaaataataaaaatgaaaacagaagtaCATCTGCTGGAAGTTCCACAACCCAAGTCAACTTGTCATCCAACTGTGATGAAGCTAGACAGCTGGCTCCCATTCATTCAGATGCTGAAAGTTCAGGGATGCAAGCTTCTAGCAATATTTCAGAGTGCTACTATGATGCTACAGAAGTAATGGAGGTTGATGAACTGAGTACTGATGATCATGACAATCTCCTGGACATGGCTTCTGTGAATAATTTAGAAAAGTTAGTGCAACAGAAAGAAAATCCCTATTCACTCTCAAAATTGGAAGATTCCTCTGAGGCCACCACAAACTCATCTGTTCTTCCACAACCAAAgcaaatattagaaatagattcATCACATGAGTCTTTCAATGGTACTGAAGCACAGGAAGTAGATACAGAGACTGAAACAGTACCAAATATGCAGGAAACACCCAAGATCACTTATTCTCCATCTGCAgcaagaagagaaattaaagttGATCCTGCACGACGCGAAGTGAAATCAGACACTATTACAAAGTTGCCTGATGGACTTCATGtacatatgaaagaaaacaaggagtcAAATCAACCATTCTA TGTGAAGATGTATGTGGAGGACAAGAACAGCCACCAGGGTCCTCTGTCATTTGCCGTGACGCCAACAATGACTGTGGGTCAGCTTAGAGAAAAG caggcaatagaggagtggaaacaaatatcatggggaaagacaacacgcaggctaaaagggtcacaagaagaagaagaagcagccgagtGGCATGAGTCTCCCGCCtgcctgtggctcatctcatctctgctttatcttttggtattccat GTTTGTCAAGACTTTGGCTTTCCACCTGAAGTTCAACGATGGATTTTAGGAAAGCGGCTTGCCGATGATGATCAAATCACTCTTGAACATCACAGAGTGACCTCTGAGGGCTGCCCcatcttcctttatcttgtGGCACCTGAATTGGAATCTCAGGCAAATGCTTCCACAAAGAAGAAAGTTCAAGGGAAAAGTAATTATGGAGAAAATTCTCAAGAACTTGGAGCATCAGGAGGTGTGGCTATTGACAAACCAAGGTATTTGAAGGTTTATGATGATGAAGGCAATGTGGAGTACAGGTATTATAATCCTGACTCAAGGAAATATGAAGTTAGTACTGAcattgatggtagtgatggagatgaggatgatgaagtggaagaggaggaggaggaggaagagggagatgatgaatatgatgatgaagatgatgatgatactcttgaggaagatgagatagaagaaaataaagctgaTATggagaaattatatgaaaatatcaaccaaaatgaagatggaagatataaacaaagaaCCTTAGGATACGATGCACAAGATGTTAAATATTCACTTCAACCACCTGTTACTACACATCGCAAGACCAATGATGTAAATGATTTATTAAATCAGAAGATTTTGTTGAATGGATACTCTGGTGCTACAAATTATAATCAGGTTGTGACTTCCAAAAGTAACAATTTCAATTTATATGCAAATGAGTCAGTTCCCACCCATAACTCAGCAGTATCTAAAGAAATAGAACACAAAAGTAGAATTAATTTTAACCAATCCGGCCGAAGATTAGATGTGGAAAACTCCAATGGTAATGAACTAGCAGTAGCAAATGAGAAGAAACAAGATAACTTACAGCACAAATGTCAATCTCAGCAACCTCAGCCTCATGTTATGCAAGGACATTCAGGTGCAGGTTCAAGTTTGCAGCCTCAGTTGACagtgaatgataatgaaaacagtGCACCATTGGGAAAATCATTACAAAAGAAGGATTAtgatacaaaacaaaatgacaaagtTAATCAACAAAGGCAGATTTtccaaaaagaaaaatcacaaaattctCAGTTGTCAGAAATAGGATATAAGTTAGCTATGAAATCTCAACCACAACAAAACTCAAAGAATCATGAAATGCAGTTACCAAGTGAAACAAATAAGCAGCAGTTATCAGAACCTAAAAAACAGGAGTCATCTCATCAGCAAACACCAAATAAAAGCTCTTCAGATGCCCAGCCAAATGAATCTCAGAAAGAGCTTCCATCCACATCCAGAGGTCATGGTTGGGTGTGTCCTTCATGTACTCTGGTGAACAAATGGTCCAGGCCTGGCTGTGAGGCCTGTGCCACTGAGCGGCCCGGTACATCACACCAAGTTGCTGGAGCTGTGGACAAG GGTTCTGGCCTGGGTGCCGTTGTGTCTGTGCTGGACCGCCAGGGTTATGTGCCCAACCCCGACCCTTTTGAATGCAGAGTGTGCTTTATGGATGTGGACTCAGGGAAGGGTGTGGTGCTGAGGGATTGCCTTCATACTTTTTGCAG GGATTGTTTGGCCAATGGTATCAAGTATTCTGACACAGCAGATGTGAAGTGCCCCTACAGGGACAGCCAGTACTCTTGTGACTCTTCTTTGCAAGACAGAGAAATAAAAGCt TTGTTGACTGCGAAGGAATATGAGCAGCACCTGAACAAGTCTGTGAAGCAAGCTGAGGGTGCCATGCAGAATGTGTTCCACTGCAAGACTCCTGACTGTCCAGGATTCTGCCAGTTTGAAGACAATGTTAATGAATTCCATTGTGACGTCTGTGGAAAGGACAACTGCCTCACTTGTCAG GCCCAGCATGGAGGCACCACCTGCCAGGAGTACCAGGATGACCTTGCTAATAAGGTGGATGAAGCAGctatgaagacaaaaaaattctTTGAT GACATGATTCGTAGAGGTGACGGCCTGCCCTGCCCCAAGTGTTCTGTGATGCTAGTGCGCAAGTGGGGTTGTGACTGGATGCGGTGCCCCATGTGCCGCACAGAAATTTGTTGGGTTACCAGAGGGCCACGGTGGGGGCCTGGG